GGTTGCGCCCGCCCATCGGCGAGTCCGAGGCGGACTGGGAGCTGCGGGCCCGGGTGTGGCAGGACCCGCGCACCGTGGTGGGGGGGTCCGACGCCGGCGCCCACCTCGACGTCATGTGCGGGGCCATCTATTCCACCTCGATGCTCGGCGACGGCGTGCGGGCCCGGCAGCTGCTGTCGTGGGAGGAGGCCGTGCGCCAGCTCACCGACGTCCCCGCCCGGCTCTACGGCCTGCGCGACCGCGGGCGGGTGGCGGCGGGCTGGTGGGCGGACCTGGTGCTGTTCGACCCCGACCGGATCGGCCACGGGCCCGAGCGCACCCGCGCCGACCTCCCCGGCGGCGCCGGCCGTCTGTACGCCGAGGGCATCGGCATCGAGCACGTGCTGGTGAACGGCGAGGAGATCGTGCGGGCGGGCTCGTTCACCGGCGCGTTGCCCGGTGCGGTGCTGCGGTCGGGCACCGACACCGACACCGTCACGGCCGGGGCCGGCCGGCCATGAGCGGCCGCACCGTGCGCGCCGCGGTGGTCCACGAGGTGGGCGCCCCCTTCGTGGTCGAGGAGATCGAGCTCGCGCCCGTCGGGCGGCGTGACGTGCGGGTCAGGATGGCGGCGAGCGGCGTGTGCCACTCCGACCTGTCGGTCCAGGACGGGTCGATCCCCTTCATGTTCCCGACCGTGCTCGGCCACGAGGGCGCCGGGGTGGTGGTGGAGGTCGGCGACGACGTCACCCGGGTCGCACCCGGCGACCACGTCGTGCTCACGTGGATGCCCGCCTGCCGACGCTGCTTCTGGTGCCTGTCGGGGCAGGTGATGCTGTGCGAGGTGGGCCTGGCCGAATCGTTGGCCGGCCCCTACGCCACGGTGCGGGGCGCGCCGCTCGTGCGGGGCCTCGGCACGGCCACCTTCGGGGAGGAGACCCTCGTCCCCGAGGGCGAGGTGGTGCGCATCGACCCCGCCGTCCCGTTGGAGCTCGCCGCCCTGGTGGGATGCGCCCTCGCCACCGGGGTGGGGGCCGTGTGGCACACGGCCCGGGTGACCCCGGGCTCCACCGTGGTCGTCGTCGGGTGCGGCGGTGTGGGCCTGTCGGTGATCCAGGGGGCGCGCCTGGCGGGGGCCTCCGCCATCGTCGCCGTCGACCGGTTGGCGTCCAAGCTGCCCACGGCCGCGGCCATGGGGGCCACGGCGCTCGTCGACTCGTCGGCCGAGGACGCCGCCGCCGCCGTGCGGGCCCTCACCGGCGGACGGGGCGCGGACTTCGGCTTCGAGGTGGTGGGCCGGGCCGACACCATCAAGACGGTGTTCGCGGCGGTGCGCCGGGGCGGTACGGCGGTGCTCGTCGGGGCCGGCTCCCCCGCGGAGCAGGTGTCGTTCTCGGCCTTCGAGCTGTTCGTCGACGCCAAGACGGTCGTCGGCTGCGTGTACGGGTCGACCGACGCCGACCGGGACTTCCCCGTCCTGGTCGACCTGGTCCGGCGGGGCGCCATCGACGCCGCCGGCATGGTGACGCGCCGCATCGGGCTCGACGACATCAACGACGCCTTCCGGGCGATGGAGGCGGGCGAGGTGGCGCGCAGCGTCATCGTCTACGGCGCCGGCCCGGGCCACGGCGACAGCGGGCGCGGGGCCGGCGGCGCCGGTGCCGGGAAGGAGCGATGATGGCGGTCGACCTGCACGTCGTGGACGCCGACGCCCATGCGGTGGAGCCGCTCGAGTTCTTCGCCGAGCTCATGGCGCGCTTCCCCGACCACGTCGGCCTGCGCACCGACACCAGGCTGGGCGTGCTCGTCGAAGGGCGGCCCTATCCG
This window of the Acidimicrobiales bacterium genome carries:
- a CDS encoding zinc-binding dehydrogenase: MSGRTVRAAVVHEVGAPFVVEEIELAPVGRRDVRVRMAASGVCHSDLSVQDGSIPFMFPTVLGHEGAGVVVEVGDDVTRVAPGDHVVLTWMPACRRCFWCLSGQVMLCEVGLAESLAGPYATVRGAPLVRGLGTATFGEETLVPEGEVVRIDPAVPLELAALVGCALATGVGAVWHTARVTPGSTVVVVGCGGVGLSVIQGARLAGASAIVAVDRLASKLPTAAAMGATALVDSSAEDAAAAVRALTGGRGADFGFEVVGRADTIKTVFAAVRRGGTAVLVGAGSPAEQVSFSAFELFVDAKTVVGCVYGSTDADRDFPVLVDLVRRGAIDAAGMVTRRIGLDDINDAFRAMEAGEVARSVIVYGAGPGHGDSGRGAGGAGAGKER